The Pseudomonas sp. IB20 region TGGTCGCCAAGATGGGCGAACTGGGCCTGCTGGGCATGGTGGTGCCTGAAGAATGGGGCGGCACTTACGTTGATTACGTCGCCTACGCCTTGGCGGTCGAAGAAATCTCTGCCGGTGACGGCGCCACCGGCGCGCTGATGAGTATCCATAATTCAGTCGGTTGCGGGCCAATTCTCAACTACGGCACACAAGAGCAGAAGCAAACCTGGTTGCCCGACCTTGCCAGTGGCCAGGCCATCGGCTGCTTCTGCCTGACTGAACCCCAGGCCGGTTCCGAAGCCCATAACCTGCGTACCCGTGCCGAACTGCGCGATGGCCAGTGGGTGATCAACGGCGCCAAGCAGTTTGTCAGCAATGGCAAGCGCGCCAAGTTGGCTATTGTGTTTGCGGTGACGGACCCGGAGTTGGGCAAGAAAGGTATTTCTGCTTTCCTGGTGCCCACCGAGACGCCGGGGTTTGTGGTCGACCGCACCGAACACAAGATGGGCATTCGTGCGTCGGATACCTGCGCGGTTACCCTCAACCAGTGCACGGTGCCCGAGGCCAATTTGCTCGGTGAGCGTGGCAAAGGCCTGGCCATTGCCCTGTCCAACCTCGAGGGCGGGCGCATCGGTATTGCCGCCCAGGCCTTGGGCATCGCCCGTGCGGCGTTTGAAGCGGCGCTGGCGTATGCGCGGGATCGGGTGCAATTCGACAAGGCGATCATTGAGCACCAGAGCGTTGCTAACTTGCTGGCTGATATGCAGACGCGCTTGAATGCTGCACGTCTGTTGATCCTGCACGCCGCTCGGTTGCGCAGTGCTGGCAAGCCGTGTTTGTCGGAAGCGTCACAAGCCAAGCTGTTTGCCTCGGAAATGGCTGAAAAGGTTTGCTCCTCGGCGATGCAGATTCATGGCGGGTATGGGTATCTGGAGGATTACCCGGTGGAGCGGTATTACCGTGATGCGCGCATTACGCAGATTTATGAGGGGACGAGTGAGATTCAGCGGATGGTGATTGCGCGGGAGTTGAAGAATTATCAGCTTTGAGGGAATTGGTGTTGTCGAGGGTCTGCTGGGTACATATCCGTTATTGGGGTGATGGCTGATATTGGTTCCGCTCTTACACTACTTTTGCGGGCCGGCATTCCGGTCCTTCCAAAAGTGAGCCGCTGTAAGAGCGGAACCATACGAAGCCGTTACCGCAGCAACGGATATGCCCCCAACCGCAACCCCACCCCTACCCCCCTACCGATCCTTAAACTCAGGCGCCCGCTTACCCACAAACGCCGCCATCCCTTCCTTCTGATCCAGCGTCGCAAACGCCGCATGAAACACCCTGCGCTCAAAACGCACACCTTCAGAAAGACTCACCTCAAACGCACGATTAACGCTTTCCTTGACCATCATACTAATCGGCACAGATTTACCGGCAATCAAGGTCGCAACCTTCAACGCTTCCTCCAGCAATTCATCCGCAGGAACGATACGCGCCACAATCCCACAACGCTCAGCCTCCACCGCATCGATAAAGCGCCCAGTCAGGCACATCTCCATGGCCTTGGCCTTACCCACCGCACGGGTCAGGCGCTGAGTGCCCCCCATACCCGGCAGCACGCCAAGGTTAATTTCCGGCTGACCAAACTTAGCCCCATCACCCGCCAGGATAAAGTCGCACATCAACGCCAGTTCACACCCGCCACCCAGCGCGAAGCCGTTAACCGCAGCAATGATCGGCTTACGCCGGTTAGCCACCCGATCACTGTCGCTAAACAGGTCATCCAGATAGATCTGCGGATACGTCAGCTCCGCCATCTCCTTGATGTCAGCCCCGGCAGCAAAGGCTTTTTTCGAGCCAGTCAGCACGATGCACCCAATCTCAGGATTGGCCTCCAGCCCATCCAACGCCTGGTTCAACTCGCTGACCAGTTGCGCATTCAAGGCGTTCAACGCTTGCGGGCGATTAAGGGTAATCAGCCCTACGCGGCCCTGGACTTCGACCAAAATGGTGTCGTAACTCATGTATCGGCTCCTTAAAGATTGCGTGAGATGACCATGCGCTGGATATCGCTGGTGCCTTCGTAAATCTGGCAGACCCGCACATCGCGGTAGATCCGCTCCAAGGGGAAGTCGCTCAGGTAACCGTAACCGCCCAAGGTTTGCAAGGCGGCCGAGCAGACTTTTTCGGCCATTTCCGAGGCAAACAACTTGGCCATCGAGGCTTCGACCAAGGCCAGCTTGCCGCTGTCGCGCAGGGCGGCGGCGTAATGCACCATCTGCCGAGCGACGGCGATTTGCGTGGCCATGTCCGCCAGGCGAAATGCCACAGCCTGGTGTTCGATCAGCGCTTTGCCAAAACTTTCGCGCTCGCGCGCATAGTCACGGGCGGCCTCAAAGGCGGCACGGGCCATGCCCACCGATTGCGAGGCGATGCCGACGCGGCCACCTTCAAGGTTGGCCAGGGCGATCTTGTAGCCTTCGCCCTCCTCCCCAAGCCGATTGGCGACCGGCACCTTCACGTCCTCAAACAGGATCTGGCAGGTGTCGGAGGCGTGCTGGCCAAGCTTGTCTTCAACCCGCGCGACCGTGTAGCCCGGCGAATCGGTGGGCACGATGAACGCGCTGATCCCACGTTTGCCGGCGGCCGGGTCGGTGACCGCAAACACAATCACAACGCCGGCGTTTTGCCCGGAGGTGATGAACTGTTTGCAGCCATTGAGCACGTAGTGATCGCCTTCCAGGCGTGCACGGGTTTTCAGGCTGCTGGCATCGGAACCGGCTTGCGGTTCGGTCAGCGCGAAGGCGCCCAGCATGGCGCCGCTGGCCAAGGGCTTGAGGAATTGCTCTTTCTGCTGATCGTTGCCGAATTTCAGAATCGGCACGCAGCCCACTGAGTTGTGCACGCTCATGATGGTCGAGCAAG contains the following coding sequences:
- a CDS encoding acyl-CoA dehydrogenase family protein; the encoded protein is MQDIEYTEEQVMIRDMARDFARGEIAPHAQAWEKAGWIDDALVAKMGELGLLGMVVPEEWGGTYVDYVAYALAVEEISAGDGATGALMSIHNSVGCGPILNYGTQEQKQTWLPDLASGQAIGCFCLTEPQAGSEAHNLRTRAELRDGQWVINGAKQFVSNGKRAKLAIVFAVTDPELGKKGISAFLVPTETPGFVVDRTEHKMGIRASDTCAVTLNQCTVPEANLLGERGKGLAIALSNLEGGRIGIAAQALGIARAAFEAALAYARDRVQFDKAIIEHQSVANLLADMQTRLNAARLLILHAARLRSAGKPCLSEASQAKLFASEMAEKVCSSAMQIHGGYGYLEDYPVERYYRDARITQIYEGTSEIQRMVIARELKNYQL
- a CDS encoding enoyl-CoA hydratase, producing MSYDTILVEVQGRVGLITLNRPQALNALNAQLVSELNQALDGLEANPEIGCIVLTGSKKAFAAGADIKEMAELTYPQIYLDDLFSDSDRVANRRKPIIAAVNGFALGGGCELALMCDFILAGDGAKFGQPEINLGVLPGMGGTQRLTRAVGKAKAMEMCLTGRFIDAVEAERCGIVARIVPADELLEEALKVATLIAGKSVPISMMVKESVNRAFEVSLSEGVRFERRVFHAAFATLDQKEGMAAFVGKRAPEFKDR
- a CDS encoding acyl-CoA dehydrogenase; the protein is MLPNDEQLQISDAARQFAQERLKPFAAEWDREHRFPTQAIGEMAELGFFGMLVPEQWGGCDTGYLAYAMALEEIAAGDGACSTIMSVHNSVGCVPILKFGNDQQKEQFLKPLASGAMLGAFALTEPQAGSDASSLKTRARLEGDHYVLNGCKQFITSGQNAGVVIVFAVTDPAAGKRGISAFIVPTDSPGYTVARVEDKLGQHASDTCQILFEDVKVPVANRLGEEGEGYKIALANLEGGRVGIASQSVGMARAAFEAARDYARERESFGKALIEHQAVAFRLADMATQIAVARQMVHYAAALRDSGKLALVEASMAKLFASEMAEKVCSAALQTLGGYGYLSDFPLERIYRDVRVCQIYEGTSDIQRMVISRNL